In one window of Ruminococcus hominis DNA:
- the rho gene encoding transcription termination factor Rho, whose protein sequence is MTREKYESLPLATLKELAKARNMKGISTMKKSDLIDAMLSQDVADKQEAANTEAKEEIKEELKEKKETTDIEQLDSGKAANGILEVLPDGYGFIRCENYLPGENDVYVSPSQIRRFNLKTGDILTGNTRIKTQGEKFSALLYVSTINGIRPAEAAKRPNFEDLTPIFPNKRIQLEEATSSTAMRIVDLLSPIGKGQRGMIVSPPKAGKTTLLKEVALSVQKSEPDMHLLILLIDERPEEVTDIREAIAGPNVEVIYSTFDELPEHHKRVSEMVIERAKRLVEHGKDVMILLDSITRLARAYNLTVPPSGRTLSGGLDPAALHMPKRFFGAARNMREGGSLTILATALVETGSKMDDVVYEEFKGTGNMELVLDRKLQEKRVFPAIDIPKSGTRREDLLLTKEEQDAVYIIRKALNGLKADEAVDNLLNTFDRTANNAELVQKVIRQKFI, encoded by the coding sequence ATGACAAGAGAAAAATACGAATCATTGCCGTTGGCAACGTTAAAAGAACTTGCAAAAGCCAGAAATATGAAAGGTATTTCTACAATGAAGAAAAGTGATTTGATTGACGCTATGCTTTCACAGGATGTTGCGGATAAACAAGAGGCTGCAAACACAGAGGCAAAAGAGGAAATCAAAGAAGAACTAAAAGAGAAAAAGGAAACAACCGACATTGAACAGCTGGATAGCGGAAAAGCCGCCAATGGAATTTTAGAGGTGCTTCCGGATGGCTACGGATTTATTCGCTGCGAAAATTATCTTCCAGGTGAAAATGATGTCTATGTTTCTCCATCCCAAATACGTAGATTCAATTTAAAAACCGGAGATATTCTAACTGGAAACACACGAATTAAAACACAGGGAGAAAAATTCAGTGCCCTGCTTTATGTTTCCACAATTAATGGAATTCGACCTGCTGAAGCTGCAAAGCGTCCGAATTTTGAAGATTTAACACCGATTTTTCCAAATAAACGAATCCAGTTAGAGGAAGCAACAAGCAGCACCGCAATGCGAATTGTTGACCTTCTTTCTCCAATAGGAAAAGGACAAAGAGGTATGATTGTATCTCCACCAAAAGCCGGAAAAACAACATTATTAAAAGAAGTTGCTCTGTCTGTTCAGAAATCAGAACCAGATATGCACCTGTTAATTTTATTGATTGATGAACGTCCTGAGGAAGTAACAGATATACGTGAAGCAATTGCCGGACCAAATGTTGAAGTAATCTACTCTACATTTGATGAGTTGCCGGAGCACCATAAACGTGTATCCGAAATGGTAATTGAACGTGCGAAACGATTAGTAGAACACGGAAAAGATGTTATGATCCTTCTTGATAGTATTACACGACTTGCAAGAGCATACAACCTTACAGTACCGCCATCAGGAAGAACACTGTCAGGAGGTCTTGACCCTGCTGCCCTGCATATGCCAAAACGTTTCTTTGGTGCTGCCAGAAATATGAGAGAGGGCGGTAGTCTTACAATTCTTGCAACAGCATTGGTCGAAACAGGAAGTAAAATGGATGATGTTGTATACGAAGAATTTAAAGGAACTGGTAATATGGAATTGGTTTTGGATCGTAAGCTTCAGGAAAAACGTGTATTCCCTGCAATTGACATTCCAAAATCAGGAACAAGACGAGAAGATCTTTTACTTACAAAAGAAGAACAGGATGCCG